One genomic segment of Sorex araneus isolate mSorAra2 chromosome X, mSorAra2.pri, whole genome shotgun sequence includes these proteins:
- the LOC101540298 gene encoding cytochrome c oxidase subunit 5B, mitochondrial isoform X1 — MASRLLRGAGALFAQALRTRGPNGVAAVRSMASAGGIPTDEEQATGLEREIMMAARKGLDPYNLLAPKAASGTKEDPNLVPSISNKRIVGCICEEDNSTVIWFWLHKGEAQRCPSCGTHYKLVPHQLSH, encoded by the exons ATGGCTTCAAGGTTACTTCGCGGAGCTGGAGCGTTGTTCGCGCAGGCCCTGAGGACCCGCGGTCCCAATGGAGTCGCCGCGGTGCGCTCCATGGCGTCTGCAG GAGGCATTCCTACTGACGAAGAGCAGGCCACCGGGCTGGAGCGGGAGATCATGATGGCTGCGCGGAAGGGACTG GACCCGTACAACCTGCTTGCCCCCAAAGCAGCTTCAGGCACCAAGGAAGACCCTAATCTAGTCCCCTCCATCTCCAACAAGCGAATAGTAGGCTGCATCT GTGAAGAAGACAACAGCACTGTTATCTGGTTTTGGCTGCACAAAGGCGAGGCCCAGCGGTGCCCCAGCTGTGGAACCCATTACAAGCTGGTGCCCCACCAGTTGTCCCACTAA
- the LOC101540298 gene encoding cytochrome c oxidase subunit 5B, mitochondrial isoform X2 encodes MESPRCAPWRLQSPTPVSLGGIPTDEEQATGLEREIMMAARKGLDPYNLLAPKAASGTKEDPNLVPSISNKRIVGCICEEDNSTVIWFWLHKGEAQRCPSCGTHYKLVPHQLSH; translated from the exons ATGGAGTCGCCGCGGTGCGCTCCATGGCGTCTGCAG AGCCCAACTCCCGTTTCTTTAGGAGGCATTCCTACTGACGAAGAGCAGGCCACCGGGCTGGAGCGGGAGATCATGATGGCTGCGCGGAAGGGACTG GACCCGTACAACCTGCTTGCCCCCAAAGCAGCTTCAGGCACCAAGGAAGACCCTAATCTAGTCCCCTCCATCTCCAACAAGCGAATAGTAGGCTGCATCT GTGAAGAAGACAACAGCACTGTTATCTGGTTTTGGCTGCACAAAGGCGAGGCCCAGCGGTGCCCCAGCTGTGGAACCCATTACAAGCTGGTGCCCCACCAGTTGTCCCACTAA